From a single Camarhynchus parvulus chromosome 6, STF_HiC, whole genome shotgun sequence genomic region:
- the LOC115905212 gene encoding dual specificity protein phosphatase 13-like: MLRTRDSSPLTSSTTYETPSLTDLQKLLWLRGGSDNHVDQVWPNIYVGDAWAARSKTTLQSLKITHILNAADGPYSINTGAKYYADLQIEYYGVEAFDDPAFDLSIFFYDAANFIRKALNSSGGKVFVHCAMGVSRSATLVLAFLMIHENMTLVDALKTVSAHRNICPNTGFLSQLRDLDIKLNEERKRNRASAAIGL; the protein is encoded by the exons ATGCTTCGCACCAGAGACTCTTCACCTCTGACTAGCAGCACTACCTACGAAACACCGTCACTAACAGATCTCCAGAAGCTTCTGTGGCTCAGAGGAGGCTCTGATAATCATGTGGACCAAGTCTGGCCAAATATCTACGTGGGAGATGC GTGGGCTGCTAGGAGCAAAACTACACTTCAAAGCCTCAAAATTACTCATATCCTTAATGCAGCAGATGGACCATATAGCATCAACACGGGAGCCAAATATTATGCAGATCTGCAAATAGAGTACTATGGAGTAGAAGCATTTGATGATCCTGCCTTCGATTTAAGTATCTTCTTCTATGATGCTGCCAATTTCATACGCAAGGCCTTAAACTCTTCAGGAG GTAAGGTGTTTGTTCATTGTGCCATGGGAGTGAGCCGCTCAGCAACTTTAGTGCTTGCCTTTCTAATGATCCATGAAAACATGACACTTGTGGATGCCCTGAAGACAGTGAGTGCTCACAGAAACATCTGCCCAAATACAGGGTTCCTCAGCCAGCTCCGGGACTTGGACATTAAACTGAAcgaagagaggaaaagaaacagagcaTCTGCTGCCATAGGCCTGTAA